The Rhodoferax sediminis genome has a segment encoding these proteins:
- the pyk gene encoding pyruvate kinase translates to MPRRATKIVATLGPASSDPALLEQMIRAGVNVVRLNFSHGKAQDHIDRAALVRKAAKRVGREVAIMADLQGPKIRVGVFADGKVLLAPAQKFVLDASRTEPGDQDGVGLDYKELPRDVKPGDLLLLNDGLIVLTVDVVRGEQVHTTVKLGGELSNNKGINKQGGGLTAPALTAKDMEDIKTAMSFQADYLAVSFPKNSTDMEMARQLANVAAAPYQHKPGLIAKIERAEAIPRLEEILKASDGIMVARGDLAVEVGNAVVPALQKRMIRMAREMDKLVITATQMMESMISNPVPTRAEVSDVANAVLDGTDAVMLSAETAAGKYPLETVQEMAKICAEAEKAEYAELEADFSGKTFGRIDQSIAMGALFTAHHLGAKAIVAMTDSGSTALWMSRHRIHVPIYALTPKVATQRKMALYRNVRPLLMDTSVDRDTALAEAEGHLKSRNIVQRGDVYAITCGEPMGAPGGTNMLKICQVS, encoded by the coding sequence ATGCCGCGTCGCGCCACCAAAATTGTTGCCACCCTGGGCCCCGCCTCCAGTGACCCGGCGTTGCTGGAGCAGATGATCCGGGCCGGCGTCAACGTGGTGCGGCTCAACTTCAGCCACGGCAAGGCGCAGGACCATATCGACCGGGCCGCCCTGGTGCGCAAGGCGGCGAAGCGCGTTGGCCGCGAAGTGGCCATCATGGCCGACTTGCAGGGTCCGAAGATCCGCGTGGGCGTGTTTGCCGACGGCAAGGTGCTGCTCGCGCCGGCGCAGAAGTTTGTGCTCGACGCGTCGCGCACCGAGCCGGGCGACCAGGACGGCGTCGGGCTCGACTACAAGGAGCTGCCGCGCGACGTCAAGCCGGGCGATTTGCTGCTGCTCAACGACGGGCTGATCGTGCTGACGGTCGATGTCGTGCGCGGCGAGCAGGTGCACACCACCGTCAAGCTCGGCGGCGAGCTGTCCAACAACAAGGGCATCAACAAGCAGGGCGGCGGGCTGACCGCGCCGGCGCTCACGGCCAAGGACATGGAAGACATCAAGACGGCGATGAGTTTTCAGGCCGACTACCTGGCGGTGAGCTTCCCGAAGAATTCGACCGACATGGAAATGGCGCGCCAGCTCGCCAATGTGGCGGCGGCGCCGTACCAGCACAAGCCGGGGCTGATCGCCAAGATCGAGCGCGCCGAAGCCATTCCGCGGCTGGAAGAGATCCTCAAGGCCAGCGACGGCATCATGGTCGCGCGCGGCGATCTGGCGGTCGAGGTCGGCAACGCCGTGGTGCCGGCCCTGCAAAAACGCATGATCCGCATGGCGCGCGAGATGGACAAGCTGGTGATTACCGCCACGCAGATGATGGAGAGCATGATCAGCAACCCGGTGCCGACGCGCGCCGAGGTCAGCGACGTCGCCAACGCCGTGCTGGACGGCACCGATGCCGTGATGCTGTCGGCCGAGACGGCCGCGGGCAAGTACCCGCTCGAGACGGTGCAGGAAATGGCCAAGATTTGCGCCGAAGCCGAGAAGGCCGAGTACGCCGAGCTGGAGGCCGATTTCTCGGGCAAGACGTTCGGGCGCATCGACCAGTCGATTGCCATGGGCGCGCTGTTCACCGCGCACCACCTGGGCGCCAAGGCAATCGTGGCGATGACCGACAGCGGCTCGACCGCCCTGTGGATGAGCCGGCACCGCATTCACGTGCCGATCTACGCGCTCACGCCCAAGGTCGCCACGCAGCGCAAGATGGCCTTGTATCGCAACGTGCGCCCGCTTTTGATGGATACCAGCGTGGACCGTGATACCGCGCTGGCCGAGGCCGAAGGCCATCTGAAGAGCCGCAACATCGTGCAGCGAGGCGATGTGTACGCGATCACCTGTGGCGAACCCATGGGCGCGCCGGGCGGCACCAACATGCTCAAGATCTGCCAGGTCAGCTGA
- the fba gene encoding class II fructose-bisphosphate aldolase (catalyzes the reversible aldol condensation of dihydroxyacetonephosphate and glyceraldehyde 3-phosphate in the Calvin cycle, glycolysis, and/or gluconeogenesis), whose protein sequence is MALVSMRELLDHAAAHGYGIPAFNVNNLEQVQAVMSAADEVGAPVILQASAGARKYAGEPFIKHLIQAALEAYPKIPLVMHQDHGQSPDVCQGAINLGFSSVMMDGSLKADGKTIADYDYNVDVTRQVVDMAHATGVTVEGELGCLGSLETMKGDKEDGHGTEATMTLDQLLTDPEQAADFVQRTQLDALAIAIGTSHGAYKFTRKPTGDILAIGRIKEIHRRIPNTHLVMHGSSSVPQDLLAIIRAHGGAMKETYGVPVEEIQEAIKHGVRKINIDTDIRLAMTAAIRQYLFENPDKFDPRDYLKPAREAAKQICRQRYLQFGCEGQGAKIKGHSLQVVAGQYARGELAQVVH, encoded by the coding sequence ATGGCACTCGTTTCGATGCGCGAGCTGCTGGACCATGCCGCCGCTCACGGCTACGGCATTCCGGCTTTCAACGTCAACAACCTGGAGCAGGTCCAGGCCGTCATGTCGGCCGCCGACGAGGTCGGCGCGCCGGTGATCCTGCAGGCCAGCGCCGGCGCACGCAAGTATGCGGGGGAGCCGTTCATCAAGCACCTGATCCAGGCGGCGCTCGAAGCGTATCCGAAGATCCCGCTGGTGATGCACCAGGACCACGGCCAGAGCCCCGACGTCTGCCAGGGCGCGATCAACCTCGGTTTCTCCTCGGTCATGATGGACGGATCCCTCAAGGCCGATGGCAAGACCATTGCCGACTACGACTACAACGTGGACGTCACGCGCCAGGTGGTTGACATGGCGCACGCCACCGGCGTGACGGTCGAAGGCGAGCTCGGCTGCCTGGGCTCGCTGGAGACCATGAAGGGCGACAAGGAAGACGGCCACGGCACCGAGGCCACCATGACCCTGGACCAATTGCTGACCGACCCCGAGCAGGCCGCCGATTTTGTCCAGCGCACCCAGCTCGACGCGCTGGCCATCGCCATCGGCACCAGCCACGGCGCCTACAAGTTCACGCGCAAGCCCACCGGCGACATCCTGGCGATCGGCCGCATCAAGGAAATCCACCGCCGCATCCCCAACACCCACCTGGTGATGCACGGCAGCTCCAGCGTGCCGCAGGATTTGCTGGCCATCATCCGCGCGCACGGCGGCGCCATGAAGGAGACCTATGGCGTGCCGGTCGAGGAAATCCAGGAAGCCATCAAGCACGGCGTGCGCAAGATCAATATCGACACCGACATCCGGCTCGCGATGACCGCGGCGATCCGCCAGTACCTGTTCGAAAACCCCGACAAGTTCGACCCGCGCGACTACCTCAAGCCGGCGCGCGAAGCCGCCAAACAGATCTGCAGGCAACGCTACCTCCAGTTCGGCTGCGAAGGCCAGGGCGCCAAAATCAAGGGCCACAGCCTGCAGGTGGTGGCGGGCCAGTACGCCCGGGGCGAGCTGGCGCAGGTGGTGCACTGA